The proteins below come from a single Conger conger chromosome 10, fConCon1.1, whole genome shotgun sequence genomic window:
- the LOC133139282 gene encoding EMILIN-3 translates to MKSVLSQVTLHHFLFGVFLSLVDAKGTYYGNPYRYNLYKSGLNPHHSPGKPMGRHKNYCAYVVQKNISCTMQDGMATYVKAEYNKCAWGQKCPVLMYRTFYKPKYKVGYKTVTELEWRCCPGYSGEGCFDGPTTLPDMPPFKGGHPGFKGYPRGHPRGHPEQKPIPGGDPTKYGQKFGGVTGERMDRIEEDVRRLTQGLDTLNGAVTGLEDRLRQGVREDTNKMLTTLLGTAPRTSDSSVGFGIIPDGTPDGLEGGEGFPGFGDLAGRVTEVKDEIRAKSDMLDEIHGMVLGHDGQLKQLIAAASGRPVPGDSQKLLEDLLDAKLAGVRAEILDGLERRLTGMQTHCDDRIGRVQQQCHQDQLNGQEQMQSSLDGRETGLRKELGDLQTQIQGLTLTESCCTQVTSLANRVLLLEDSVKGLTESQRQLQLALSEQTIHVETMIEARLVDIESRVNATEKGGAEDGPPDGIDGWKTLLDDKLKTLEDRLFMAVEELSNVTAPALLEGQAVPALETEIESVRRRVEDGLDGVQKQLTDLELLCTSSCSPTMDGQVDTGVKEEEEDHCGTMEGKLTGRLDGQSDRLDKLNGTLGQVLARLAQEEEEGSVQGEITLLRVNINSVNRTLKGLRESVGSFAREVGQVNATWQQREDRLATQVQGITQLVGRQVSQLGSSERRLIQLKGELQSLRRRLAGELQGCRSTALGVQREVMAVDSRVKQVEGQCSSLNDLADHLERIRGELEQHSDSYLSKFNGTLVSHSQQLSELKDGLKDCVAKTGQAGQKGGQ, encoded by the exons ATGAAGTCAGTTCTCTCTCAGGTCACTCTTCATCATTTTCTCTTTGGAGTGTTCTTGTCTTTGGTGGATGCCAAAGGGACCTACTATGGCAATCCCTACAGATACAACCTGTACAAATCTGGACTCAACCCCCATCACTCACCTGGGAAACCCATGGGCAGGCACAA AAACTATTGCGCTTACGTTGTCCAGAAGAACATCTCGTGTACCATGCAGGACGGGATGGCCACCTACGTCAAGGCGGAGTACAACAAATGCGCATGGGGACAGAAGTGCCCTGTTCTCAT GTACCGGACGTTCTACAAGCCCAAGTACAAAGTCGGGTACAAGACAGTAACTGAGCTGGAGTGGCGCTGCTGCCCAGGGTACTCAGGAGAAGGCTGCTTCGACGGACCCACCACTCTCCCTGACATGCCCCCATTCAAAGGTGGCCATCCCGGCTTTAAGGGATACCCCCGCGGGCACCCCAGGGGCCACCCCGAGCAGAAGCCCATCCCCGGCGGGGACCCCACAAAATATG gGCAGAAGTTTGGAGGGGTGACGGGCGAGCGGATGGACCGGATCGAGGAGGACGTCCGGCGGTTGACCCAGGGGCTGGACACTCTGAACGGCGCGGTGACTGGGCTGGAGGACCGCCTGCGCCAGGGCGTGCGTGAGGACACCAACAAGATGCTGACCACCCTGCTGGGCACGGCCCCCCGCACCTCCGACTCCTCCGTGGGCTTCGGCATCATCCCCGACGGGACCCCCGACGGCCTGGAGGGCGGAGAGGGGTTCCCCGGGTTCGGGGACCTGGCCGGCCGGGTGACCGAGGTCAAGGACGAGATCCGGGCCAAGAGCGACATGCTGGACGAGATCCACGGCATGGTGCTGGGCCACGACGGGCAGCTGAAGCAGCTGATCGCGGCGGCCTCAGGGAGGCCCGTCCCCGGGGACTCGCAGAAGCTGCTGGAGGACCTGCTGGACGCCAAGCTGGCCGGCGTGCGGGCCGAGATCCTGGACGGGCTGGAGAGGCGCCTGACGGGCATGCAGACCCACTGCGACGACCGCATCGGCCGGGTGCAGCAGCAGTGCCACCAGGACCAGCTTAACGGCCAGGAGCAGATGCAGAGCTCCCTGGACGGCCGGGAGACAGGCCTGAGGAAGGAGCTGGGAGACCTGCAGACTCAGATCCAGGGCTTGACCCTGACCGAGAGCTGCTGCACGCAGGTGACCAGCCTGGCCAACAGggtgctgctgctggaggaCTCTGTCAAAGGCCTGACCGAGTCCCAGAGGCAGCTGCAGCTCGCCCTCAGCGAGCAGACCATCCATGTGGAGACCATGATCGAGGCTCGCCTGGTGGACATCGAGAGCCGGGTCAATGCCACGGAGAAGGGAGGCGCTGAGGACGGACCCCCCGACGGCATAGACGGCTGGAAGACCCTGCTGGACGACAAGCTGAAGACACTGGAGGACCGTCTGTTCATGGCGGTGGAGGAGCTGAGCAACGTGACGGCTCCCGCTCTGCTGGAGGGGCAGGCGGTGCCCGCTCTGGAGACGGAGATCGAGTCCGTGCGCCGGCGGGTGGAGGACGGTCTGGACGGGGTCCAGAAGCAGCTGACCGACCTGGAgctcctctgcacctcctcctgctccccgaCCATGGACGGGCAAGTCGACACGGgagtgaaggaggaggaggaggaccacTGCGGCACCATGGAGGGGAAGCTGACCGGGCGGCTGGACGGCCAGTCGGACCGGCTGGACAAGCTGAACGGCACCCTGGGCCAGGTGCTGGCCAGGCTGgcccaggaggaagaggagggctcCGTCCAGGGGGAGATCACGCTGCTGCGGGTCAACATCAACTCCGTCAACCGCACCCTGAAGGGCCTCCGCGAGTCGGTGGGCAGCTTCGCCCGCGAGGTGGGCCAGGTCAACGCCACCTGGCAGCAGCGCGAGGACAGGCTGGCCACCCAGGTGCAGGGCATCACGCAGCTGGTGGGCCGCCAAGTATCCCAGCTGGGCTCCAGCGAGCGCAGGCTGATCCAGCTGAAGGGCGAGCTGCAGAGCCTGAGGCGCAGGCTGGCCGGCGAGCTCCAGGGCTGCCGCAGCACCGCGCTGGGCGTCCAGAGGGAGGTGATGGCCGTGGACAGCCGGGTCAAGCAGGTGGAGGGCCAGTGCAGCAGCCTGAACGACCTGGCCGATCACCTGGAGCGGATCCGGGGGGAGCTGGAGCAGCACTCCGACAGCTATCTCTCCAAGTTCAACGGCACGCTGGTCAGCCACTCGCAGCAGCTGTCCGAGCTCAAAGACGGACTCAAAGACTGCGTCGCCAAAACGGGACAGGCCGGGCAAAAGGGCGGCCAGTAA
- the b4galt5 gene encoding beta-1,4-galactosyltransferase 5, which translates to MRIYFRLPRRSFLGLLFLFSLSTSALYFIYSAPGIVNEYLFMVQARGIQIRENVRSIGAQVLEQVVRGAYSSNGTDYAYEYDISEPYVQTAIYLPEGFTYMPSQRCPERLPSMKGPVDVNMSEIALEEVERSLLEGDHSLASGGHWKPHDCVARWKVAILVPFRNRHEHLPILLRHLIPALQRQRIQFGFYVIEQAGNEPFNRAMLFNVGFKEAMRDLDWDCMVFHDVDHILETDRNYYGCSNMPRHFAVKLNKYYYMLPYEEFFGGVSGLTVEQFRKINGFPNAFWGWGGEDDDLWNRVKFAGYSVSRPPGNMGRYMSIPHHHRGEAQFLGRYTLLRQSKERQGLDGLNNLRYTPVVSRRRLYTNITVSLSRDMAPVTGYNEDRSIS; encoded by the exons TCAATGAGTACCTGTTTATGGTCCAAGCCCGGGGGATCCAGATCAGGGAGAACGTGCGGAGCATTGGAGCCCAGGTTCTGGAGCAGGTGGTCCGGGGAGCCTACAGCAGCAACGGCACAG ATTACGCCTATGAGTATGACATCAGTGAGCCTTATGTCCAGACAGCTATCTACCTCCCAGAGGGATTCACTTACATGCCCAGCCAGAGGTGCCCTGAAAGGCTGCCCTCAATGA AGGGCCCGGTGGATGTGAACATGAGTGAGATTGCCCTGGAGGAGGTTGAAAGGAGTCTTTTGGAGGGTGACCACAGTCTGGCCTCTGGGGGACACTGGAAGCCTCATGACTGTGTTGCCCGCTGGAAA GTGGCCATCTTGGTCCCTTTCCGGAACCGACACGAGcacctccccatcctcctccggCACCTGATCCCCGCTCTGCAGAGGCAGCGCATCCAGTTCGGCTTTTACGTCATCGAGCAG GCAGGGAACGAGCCCTTCAACCGGGCAATGCTGTTCAATGTGGGCTTCAAGGAGGCTATGAGAGACCTGGACTGGGACTGCATGGTCTTCCATGATGTGGACCACATCCTGGAGACTGACCGTAATTACTACGGTTGCAGCAACATGCCCCGCCACTTTGCTGTGAAGCTCAACAAGTACTACTACAT GCTTCCTTATGAGGAGTTTTTTGGTGGGGTCAGTGGTCTCACTGTGGAGCAGTTCCGAAAAATTAACGGCTTCCCAAATGCTTTCtggggctggggaggggaggaCGATGACCTGTGGAATAG GGTGAAGTTTGCAGGGTACTCGGTGAGCCGGCCGCCGGGAAACATGGGCCGCTACATGTCCATTCCGCACCACCACCGCGGAGAGGCACAGTTCCTGGGCAG GTACACTCTGCTCCGGCAGTCCAAGGAGAGGCAGGGCCTGGACGGACTGAACAACCTGAGGTACACCCCTGTGGTCTCACGCCGCCGCCTGTACACCAACATCACGGTCAGCCTGAGCAGAGACATGGCCCCGGTGACAGGCTACAACGAAGACCGCTCCATCTCATAA